The Arachis ipaensis cultivar K30076 chromosome B07, Araip1.1, whole genome shotgun sequence genome includes a window with the following:
- the LOC107607898 gene encoding uncharacterized protein LOC107607898, giving the protein MPKFDTYTPLNTRRKDIIKEILNAKIIKPPSRAGSYQEQRYVDKSKHCAFHQKFGHMTDECVIAKDLLERLAREGHLDKYIGKKTQQHPKITAEHPTEHQPSTAEKNRSQPPTTRGVIHCISGGSAGGGNTNSARKRSYRTMLMVQSADDAPAIKSHVNTISFERSDLRAKATNLDDPVVILIQAGDLLVKKVLLDPGSSADVLFFSTFQKMKLSANTMIPSSGELVGFSGE; this is encoded by the coding sequence ATGCCGAAATTTGACACATACACCCCACTCAACACCAGAAGGAAAGACATAATCAAGGAAATCCTAAATGCAAAGATCATCAAACCTCCGAGCAGAGCCGGCTCATACCAGGAACAAAGATATGTGGACAAATCAAAGCATTGCGCTTTTCATCAAAAGTTCGGTCATATGACAGACGAATGCGTCATCGCCAAGGATCTGCTCGAAAGATTAGCCCGGGAAGGTCACCTTGACAAATACATAGGAAAGAAAACGCAACAACACCCGAAGATCACAGCCGAGCATCCAACAGAACATCAACCAAGTACAGCCGAGAAGAACAGATCCCAACCACCAACAACAAGAGGAGTCATACACTGTATATCAGGTGGATCGGCAGGAGGGGGAAACACAAACTCGGCAAGAAAACGCAGCTATAGGACGATGCTAATGGTCCAAAGCGCAGACGATGCCCCTGCAATAAAATCACATGTAAATACGATATCATTCGAGCGTTCGGACCTTCGAGCAAAAGCCACAAACCTCGATGATCCAGTAGTCATTTTAATTCAAGCAGGAGACCTTCTAGTAAAAAAGGTCCTGCTCGACCCAGGCAGCAGCGCCGATGTTCTTTTTTTCTCCACGTTTCAGAAAATGAAACTAAGTGCAAACACAATGATCCCATCATCCGGAGAACTCGTGGGATTTTCAGGGGAATGA
- the LOC107606193 gene encoding transcription factor bHLH143 — MGEDCGTWLPRMQFGWQSPNLGSFSVPPNAWKQNGISATAVNSGINVIARNETMPAYESPSMPNLPLGCSNEPHPWFYCLPRSRQEFTPAPNFAAEEKFLADRVKGLRGKFAPYGESGSPQKQFLVIDQTGGQTTVVYSSKFGSPNECLASWHSKLHGTNYLNGEYPLGKELSHPNGPLVDDKGDENLGTGVESEMHEDTEEINALLSSDSDGYSTGNDDDDDEVTSTGHSPSTMTNLYNHGKFGGIEEVASSTGRTKKRKLLDGYHDGLQFIGTTDSLKSKNKSFAMEDDAESRCSNCYNGRSEETDSLSVNKKMRKEKLRELLNVLQSMIPGGTDKDRDPAMLLDDAIRCLKAMKVEAKELGLK; from the coding sequence ATGGGAGAAGATTGTGGAACCTGGTTACCGCGTATGCAATTTGGTTGGCAGTCACCCAATTTGGGTTCCTTTAGTGTTCCCCCTAATGCGTGGAAGCAAAATGGTATTTCTGCCACTGCCGTGAACTCTGGCATCAATGTCATAGCAAGGAATGAAACAATGCCAGCTTATGAGTCACCTTCAATGCCCAATTTGCCATTAGGATGTTCTAATGAACCCCATCCTTGGTTTTATTGTTTGCCTCGCTCTCGACAGGAGTTTACTCCTGCTCCAAACTTTGCTGCTGAGGAAAAATTCCTTGCCGATCGTGTAAAAGGTTTGAGGGGCAAATTTGCTCCTTATGGTGAATCAGGCTCCCCTCAGAAGCAATTCCTTGTTATTGATCAGACGGGTGGTCAAACAACTGTTGTTTATAGTTCTAAGTTTGGGAGTCCCAATGAGTGCCTTGCTTCTTGGCATTCAAAATTGCACGGCACAAACTATTTGAATGGGGAATACCCTTTGGGAAAAGAATTGAGCCATCCGAATGGGCCACTTGTGGATGATAAAGGGGATGAGAATCTGGGAACTGGTGTTGAAAGCGAGATGCATGAAGACACGGAAGAAATTAATGCATTGCTTTCCTCTGACAGTGATGGTTATTCTACGGGGAATGATGATGACGACGATGAAGTTACCAGCACAGGGCATTCTCCAAGTACAATGACCAATCTTTATAACCACGGAAAATTTGGAGGAATTGAAGAAGTTGCAAGCTCCACTGGGAGAACAAAGAAGAGGAAGCTATTAGATGGTTATCATGATGGCTTACAATTTATTGGTACTACCGATTCTTTGAAGTCGAAGAACAAATCCTTTGCAATGGAAGATGATGCCGAATCGAGATGTTCCAACTGCTACAATGGGAGATCTGAAGAAACGGATTCCTTGTCAGTTAACAAGAAGATGAGAAAGGAGAAATTACGAGAACTTTTGAATGTTCTTCAGAGCATGATTCCTGGTGGCACGGACAAGGACAGGGACCCGGCTATGCTCTTGGATGATGCCATACGCTGCTTGAAAGCCATGAAAGTTGAGGCTAAAGAGCTTGGACTCAAGTGA